The Micromonospora sp. NBC_00421 genome contains a region encoding:
- a CDS encoding acyl-ACP desaturase — translation MTELNQTALLHELEPVVAKNLDRHLSVAKEWFPHEYVPWSEGRTFDGPLGGEAWSEGDSTLPDVARTALIVNLLTEDNLPSYHHQIASLFGPDGAWGTWVGRWTAEEGRHGTAIRDYLTVTRAVDPVALERARMVHMTAGYSNSHDSSMLRSLAYVSFQELATRISHRNTGRITGDPVCEALLSRVAADENLHMVFYRNLLGAALEVAPSQTMRAIAEVLGDFQMPGVGIEGFTRKSVAIALAGIYDLRQHRDDVVAPVLRQWDVFNVVGLNADGEAARDEIAAHLDGLEQAASRFEEKRDARAAKLAARA, via the coding sequence GTGACCGAGCTGAACCAGACCGCGCTGCTGCACGAACTCGAACCCGTGGTAGCCAAGAACCTCGACCGTCACCTGTCGGTGGCGAAGGAGTGGTTCCCGCACGAGTACGTGCCGTGGAGCGAGGGACGCACCTTCGACGGCCCGCTCGGCGGCGAGGCATGGTCGGAGGGGGACTCGACGCTGCCCGACGTGGCCCGGACCGCGTTGATCGTCAACCTGCTCACCGAGGACAACCTGCCGTCGTACCATCACCAGATCGCCAGCCTGTTCGGGCCGGACGGGGCGTGGGGGACCTGGGTGGGCCGGTGGACCGCCGAGGAGGGGCGGCACGGCACCGCCATCCGGGACTACCTCACGGTGACCCGGGCGGTCGACCCGGTGGCCCTGGAACGGGCCCGGATGGTGCACATGACGGCCGGTTACAGCAACTCGCACGACTCGTCGATGCTGCGCTCGCTGGCGTACGTGTCGTTTCAGGAGTTGGCCACCCGGATCTCGCACCGCAACACCGGCCGGATCACCGGCGACCCGGTCTGCGAGGCGCTGCTGAGCCGGGTCGCGGCCGACGAGAACCTGCACATGGTCTTCTACCGCAACCTGCTCGGCGCGGCCCTGGAAGTGGCCCCCAGCCAGACGATGCGGGCAATCGCCGAGGTGCTCGGCGACTTCCAGATGCCCGGCGTGGGCATCGAGGGCTTCACCCGCAAGTCGGTGGCGATCGCGCTGGCCGGCATCTACGACCTGCGTCAGCACCGCGACGACGTGGTGGCCCCGGTGCTGCGCCAGTGGGACGTGTTCAACGTCGTCGGCCTGAACGCCGACGGTGAGGCCGCCCGCGACGAGATCGCCGCCCACCTGGACGGCCTGGAGCAGGCCGCCTCCCGGTTCGAGGAGAAGCGCGACGCCCGCGCGGCCAAGCTGGCCGCTCGCGCCTGA